Proteins encoded by one window of Bradyrhizobium sp. B097:
- a CDS encoding cytochrome b/b6 domain-containing protein, translated as MTSLAVSDHQAETAAPAKVIQPVWVRMVHWINAFAMILMIMSGWQIYNASPLFGFTFSRSITLGGWLGGALLWHFAAMWLLMVNGLIYLALGFATGRFRKKLLPITPGGVIADTKAALTFKLSHDDLSKYNSVQKLLYTGIITVGVVIVLSGLSMWKPVQLHWLVSLFGGYDIARYVHFTCMALIVAFLVIHVALALLVPKSLRAMIIGR; from the coding sequence ATGACGAGCCTTGCCGTCAGCGACCACCAGGCAGAGACCGCGGCGCCCGCGAAGGTGATCCAGCCGGTCTGGGTGCGGATGGTGCACTGGATCAACGCGTTTGCGATGATCCTGATGATCATGTCCGGCTGGCAGATCTATAATGCCTCGCCGCTGTTCGGCTTCACCTTCTCGCGCAGCATCACGCTGGGCGGCTGGCTCGGCGGCGCGCTGCTCTGGCACTTCGCCGCGATGTGGCTGTTGATGGTCAACGGCCTGATCTATCTGGCGCTCGGTTTCGCCACCGGCCGCTTCCGCAAGAAGCTGCTGCCGATCACCCCCGGCGGCGTGATTGCCGACACCAAGGCGGCGCTGACCTTCAAGCTGTCGCATGACGATCTCAGCAAGTACAATTCGGTGCAGAAGCTGCTCTATACCGGCATCATCACCGTCGGCGTCGTCATCGTGCTGTCCGGCCTGTCGATGTGGAAGCCGGTGCAATTGCATTGGCTGGTGTCGTTGTTCGGCGGCTACGACATCGCCCGCTACGTTCACTTCACCTGCATGGCGCTGATCGTCGCCTTCCTGGTGATCCATGTCGCGCTCGCGCTGCTGGTGCCGAAGAGCCTGCGCGCCATGATCATCGGGCGCTAA
- a CDS encoding SDR family oxidoreductase, whose product MTNNGKRVAWVTGGGTGIGESGAEFLAADGWTVVVSGRRKEELDRVVANITKKGGKAEAIPLDVSNKADVNKAADAIVGKHGRIDLLVNSAGINVPKRSWADMELEGWDKLVEVNLNGVLYCMRAVLPTMRKQQDGCIINVASWAGRHVSKMPGPAYTTTKHAVLALTHSFNMDECINGLRACCLSPGEVATPILKQRPVVPSEAEQARMLQPEDCGRTIAFVASMPARVCMNEILISPTHNRGFIQTPTNRD is encoded by the coding sequence ATGACAAATAATGGGAAACGCGTGGCCTGGGTTACCGGCGGCGGCACCGGAATCGGCGAATCCGGGGCGGAATTCCTGGCTGCGGACGGCTGGACGGTGGTGGTCTCCGGCCGCCGCAAGGAAGAGCTCGACCGCGTGGTGGCCAACATCACGAAAAAGGGCGGCAAGGCCGAGGCGATCCCGCTCGACGTCAGCAACAAGGCCGACGTCAACAAGGCTGCCGACGCGATCGTCGGTAAACACGGCCGCATCGACCTGCTGGTCAACAGCGCCGGCATCAACGTGCCGAAGCGCAGCTGGGCCGACATGGAACTGGAAGGCTGGGACAAGCTGGTCGAGGTCAACCTCAACGGCGTGCTCTACTGCATGCGCGCGGTGCTGCCGACGATGCGCAAGCAGCAGGACGGCTGCATCATCAATGTCGCCTCCTGGGCCGGCCGCCACGTTTCGAAGATGCCGGGCCCGGCCTACACCACCACCAAGCACGCGGTGCTGGCGCTGACCCATTCCTTCAACATGGACGAATGCATCAACGGGCTGCGGGCCTGCTGCCTGTCGCCGGGCGAGGTGGCGACGCCGATCCTGAAGCAGCGGCCGGTGGTGCCGAGCGAAGCCGAGCAGGCCAGGATGCTGCAGCCGGAGGATTGCGGCCGCACCATCGCCTTCGTCGCCAGCATGCCGGCGCGGGTCTGCATGAACGAGATCCTGATCAGCCCGACGCACAACCGCGGCTTCATTCAGACGCCGACGAACAGGGATTAG
- a CDS encoding sulfite exporter TauE/SafE family protein, with the protein MMAGLDPKELLELALLLIAVGALSGFLAGLFGIGGGAILVPVFYECFRLAGVPLEVRMPLCIGTSLAIIIPTSLSSFRAHYRRGAVDMEILKRWWLPIVIGVAAGSVTARFAPERLFKIVFVVVAWSAAARLLLARETWKFGDDVPKGFLMRIYGFFVGLLSTLMGIGGGLFANLLMTFYGRPIHQAVATSSALAVLISIPGALGYVYAGWPAAARFPDVTALQLPFALGYVSLIGALLVMPTTLVTAPLGVKVAHALSKRALEVAFGAYLFIVGGRFVISLLGGH; encoded by the coding sequence ATGATGGCCGGCCTCGATCCCAAGGAATTGCTCGAGCTTGCGCTGCTGCTGATCGCGGTCGGCGCGCTGTCCGGCTTTCTCGCCGGCCTGTTCGGCATCGGCGGCGGCGCGATCCTGGTGCCGGTGTTCTACGAATGCTTTCGTCTCGCGGGCGTGCCGCTCGAGGTGCGGATGCCGCTGTGCATCGGCACCTCGCTCGCGATCATCATCCCGACCTCGCTGAGCTCGTTCCGTGCCCATTATCGCCGCGGCGCGGTCGACATGGAGATCCTGAAGCGCTGGTGGCTGCCGATCGTGATCGGCGTTGCCGCCGGCAGCGTCACCGCGCGTTTCGCGCCGGAACGGCTGTTCAAGATCGTGTTCGTCGTGGTGGCGTGGTCGGCGGCAGCACGGCTGCTATTGGCGCGCGAGACCTGGAAATTCGGCGACGACGTGCCGAAGGGTTTTCTGATGCGCATCTACGGCTTCTTCGTCGGCCTGCTGTCGACGCTGATGGGGATCGGCGGCGGCCTGTTCGCCAACCTCTTGATGACCTTCTACGGCCGGCCGATCCATCAGGCGGTAGCGACCTCGTCCGCGCTCGCGGTGCTGATCTCGATCCCCGGCGCGCTCGGCTATGTCTATGCCGGCTGGCCCGCCGCTGCGCGCTTTCCCGACGTCACGGCGCTGCAACTGCCGTTCGCGCTCGGCTATGTCTCTCTGATCGGCGCGCTGCTGGTGATGCCGACCACGCTGGTCACCGCGCCACTCGGCGTCAAGGTCGCGCACGCGCTGTCGAAGCGCGCGCTGGAGGTGGCGTTCGGAGCTTACCTCTTCATTGTCGGCGGACGATTTGTGATCAGCCTGCTGGGCGGGCACTGA
- a CDS encoding DUF3658 domain-containing protein produces MEREQAIQINDQLVIAHEAMKKARIAIAELGKQERLELDGPLYDLLLELEWQVMLPLYEQFRDLMKLELREELPPPSSELKWSDVRLPREATEAALDDIIMSALTSRWQKVAMIIGVAIADCDKLKLPIAPEMIGARLRFLSHAGRIEGVGDLRRWGHSEVRLNDEPISARPAG; encoded by the coding sequence ATGGAGCGGGAGCAGGCTATCCAGATTAACGATCAACTCGTCATCGCGCACGAGGCGATGAAGAAGGCTCGAATCGCGATTGCGGAGCTCGGAAAGCAGGAGCGGCTTGAATTGGATGGCCCGCTCTATGACCTCCTGCTCGAGCTGGAATGGCAAGTGATGCTGCCACTTTACGAACAGTTTCGCGACCTGATGAAGCTGGAGCTTCGCGAAGAACTGCCTCCCCCGAGCTCCGAACTGAAGTGGAGCGACGTGCGTCTTCCCCGCGAAGCTACGGAAGCAGCGCTCGACGACATCATCATGTCGGCCCTGACATCGCGATGGCAAAAGGTCGCGATGATTATAGGGGTCGCGATCGCAGACTGCGATAAACTGAAATTGCCAATAGCTCCTGAAATGATCGGAGCACGCCTGCGCTTCCTGTCCCACGCCGGTCGGATCGAGGGCGTCGGAGACCTCCGACGGTGGGGTCACAGCGAAGTACGGCTGAACGACGAGCCGATCAGTGCCCGCCCAGCAGGCTGA
- a CDS encoding malonyl-CoA synthase, which produces MNTTTNANLFSRLFDGLDDTNRLAIEQLDGSRISYGDLIARAGQMANVLVERGVKPGDRVAAQTEKSVSALVLYLATVRAGGVYLPLNTAYTLNELEYFITDAEPSLVVCDPAKLEGIKAIAAKVGAKVETLDPTGRGSLTEAADKAAKEFATVPRGNDDLAAILYTSGTTGRSKGAMLSHDNLASNSYSLVDYWRFTDKDVLIHALPIYHTHGLFVASNVTLFSRASMIFLPKFDPDAILKLMARATVMMGVPTFYTRLLQNPGLNKDATKHMRLFISGSAPLLADTHREWSARTGHAVLERYGMTETNMNTSNPYEGDRVPGAVGFPLPGVSVRVTDPETGKELARETIGMIEVKGPNVFQGYWRMPEKTKAEFRSDGFFITGDLGKIDGKGYVHILGRGKDLVISGGFNVYPKEIESEIDAMPGVIESAVIGVPHADFGEGVTAVLVCSKGADISEASVLKALDGRLAKFKMPKRVFVVDELPRNAMGKVQKNILRDTYKDIYAKG; this is translated from the coding sequence ATGAACACGACCACCAACGCCAACCTGTTTTCCCGCCTGTTCGACGGCCTCGACGACACCAATCGGCTGGCGATCGAGCAGCTCGACGGCAGCCGGATCTCCTATGGCGACCTGATCGCGCGCGCGGGCCAGATGGCGAATGTGCTGGTGGAACGCGGCGTCAAGCCGGGCGACCGGGTCGCGGCGCAGACCGAGAAATCGGTCTCAGCGCTCGTGCTCTATCTCGCCACCGTGCGCGCCGGCGGCGTCTACCTGCCGCTCAATACCGCCTATACGCTGAACGAGCTCGAATACTTCATCACCGATGCCGAGCCGTCGCTGGTGGTCTGCGATCCCGCCAAGCTGGAGGGCATCAAGGCGATCGCCGCCAAGGTGGGTGCCAAGGTCGAGACGCTCGACCCGACCGGCAGAGGCTCGCTGACCGAGGCCGCGGACAAGGCGGCGAAGGAATTCGCCACCGTGCCGCGCGGCAATGACGACCTCGCCGCAATCCTCTACACGTCGGGCACCACCGGCCGCTCCAAGGGCGCGATGCTGTCGCACGACAATCTGGCGTCGAACTCGTATTCGCTGGTCGACTACTGGCGCTTCACCGACAAGGACGTGCTGATCCACGCGCTGCCGATCTATCACACCCACGGCCTGTTCGTGGCCAGCAACGTGACGCTGTTCTCGCGCGCCTCGATGATCTTCCTGCCGAAGTTCGATCCGGACGCGATCCTGAAGCTGATGGCCCGCGCCACCGTGATGATGGGCGTGCCGACCTTCTATACCCGCCTGTTGCAGAATCCCGGGCTGAACAAGGACGCCACCAAACACATGCGGCTGTTCATCTCGGGCTCCGCGCCGCTGCTCGCCGACACCCATCGCGAATGGTCTGCCCGCACCGGCCACGCCGTGCTTGAGCGCTACGGCATGACCGAGACCAACATGAACACTTCCAACCCCTATGAGGGCGACCGCGTGCCCGGCGCGGTCGGCTTCCCGCTACCCGGCGTCTCGGTGCGGGTCACCGATCCCGAGACCGGCAAAGAGCTTGCGCGCGAAACCATCGGCATGATCGAGGTCAAGGGCCCGAACGTGTTCCAGGGTTACTGGCGGATGCCGGAGAAGACCAAGGCCGAGTTCCGCAGCGACGGCTTCTTCATCACCGGCGACCTCGGCAAGATCGACGGCAAGGGCTATGTCCACATCCTCGGCCGCGGCAAGGATCTCGTGATCTCCGGCGGCTTCAACGTCTACCCCAAGGAAATCGAGAGCGAGATCGACGCCATGCCCGGCGTGATCGAATCCGCCGTGATCGGCGTGCCGCATGCCGATTTCGGCGAAGGCGTCACCGCCGTTCTGGTCTGCAGCAAGGGCGCCGACATCAGCGAGGCCTCGGTGCTGAAGGCGCTCGACGGGCGGCTCGCCAAATTCAAGATGCCCAAGCGCGTCTTCGTCGTCGACGAATTGCCGCGCAATGCGATGGGCAAGGTGCAGAAGAATATTTTGCGGGATACGTATAAGGATATCTACGCGAAGGGTTGA
- the sdhA gene encoding succinate dehydrogenase flavoprotein subunit, giving the protein MAGEGNGKATNGSGPATNGKAYPIQDHTYDVVVVGAGGAGLRAVVGCSEAGLRTACITKVFPTRSHTVAAQGGISASLGNMHPDDWRWHMYDTVKGSDWLGDQDAIEYMVRNAPDAVYELEHWGVPFSRTEDGKIYQRPFGGMTLDYGKGQAQRTCAAADRTGHAMLHTMYGQSLRHAAEFFIEFFAIDLIMDDQGVCRGVIALKLDDGTLHRFRAQTTILATGGYGRAYASCTSAHTCTGDGGGMVLRAGLPLQDMEFVQFHPTGIYGSGCLVTEGARGEGGYLVNSEGERFMERYAPSAKDLASRDVVSRAMTIEIREGRGVGKKKDHIFLHLDHLDPKVLHERLPGISESAKIFANVDVTREPIPIVPTVHYNMGGIATNYHAEVLTKRNGDDNSVVPGLMAIGEAACVSVHGANRLGSNSLIDLVVFGRAAALRLADKLTANAKQPELPKDSADRALGRLDHFRYASGGTPTAKLRDSMQHVMQNNCAVFRTGDVLQEGQNLIHKVYGGVGDISVSDRSLVWNSDLIETLEFDNLIVQAVVTMDSAANRTESRGAHAREDFSARDDKNWMKHTLTWIDPAGKTAIDYRPVHDYTMTNDVQYIPPKARVY; this is encoded by the coding sequence ATGGCCGGTGAAGGAAACGGCAAGGCCACCAACGGCAGTGGCCCGGCTACCAATGGCAAGGCCTACCCGATCCAGGACCACACCTACGACGTCGTCGTGGTCGGCGCCGGTGGCGCGGGCCTGCGCGCCGTGGTCGGCTGCTCGGAAGCGGGCCTGCGCACCGCCTGCATCACCAAGGTGTTCCCGACCCGCTCGCACACCGTTGCGGCGCAGGGCGGCATCTCGGCCTCGCTCGGCAACATGCATCCCGACGACTGGCGCTGGCACATGTACGACACCGTGAAGGGGTCGGACTGGCTCGGCGACCAGGACGCGATCGAATACATGGTGCGCAACGCGCCCGACGCGGTCTACGAGCTCGAGCATTGGGGCGTGCCGTTCTCGCGCACCGAGGACGGCAAGATCTATCAGCGCCCGTTCGGCGGCATGACCCTGGACTACGGCAAGGGCCAGGCGCAGCGCACCTGCGCCGCCGCCGACCGCACCGGCCACGCCATGTTGCACACGATGTATGGCCAGTCGCTGCGCCACGCGGCCGAGTTCTTCATCGAATTCTTCGCCATCGACCTGATCATGGACGACCAGGGCGTCTGCCGCGGCGTGATCGCGCTCAAGCTCGACGACGGCACGCTGCATCGCTTCCGCGCCCAGACCACGATCCTGGCGACCGGCGGCTATGGCCGCGCCTATGCGTCCTGCACCTCGGCACACACCTGCACCGGCGACGGCGGCGGCATGGTGCTGCGCGCCGGCCTGCCGCTGCAGGACATGGAGTTCGTCCAGTTCCATCCGACCGGCATCTACGGCTCGGGCTGTCTCGTCACCGAAGGCGCCCGCGGCGAAGGCGGCTATCTCGTCAACTCCGAAGGCGAGCGCTTCATGGAGCGCTACGCGCCGTCGGCCAAGGACCTCGCCTCGCGCGACGTCGTCTCGCGCGCGATGACGATCGAGATCCGCGAAGGCCGCGGCGTCGGCAAGAAGAAGGATCACATCTTCCTGCACCTCGATCACCTCGATCCGAAGGTGCTGCATGAGCGGCTGCCGGGTATCTCCGAATCAGCGAAGATTTTCGCCAATGTCGACGTCACCCGCGAGCCGATCCCGATCGTGCCGACCGTGCACTACAACATGGGCGGCATCGCCACCAACTATCACGCCGAGGTGCTGACCAAGCGCAACGGCGACGACAATTCGGTGGTGCCGGGCCTGATGGCGATCGGCGAAGCCGCCTGCGTCTCGGTGCATGGCGCCAACCGCCTCGGCTCCAACTCGCTGATCGACCTCGTGGTGTTCGGCCGTGCCGCCGCGCTGCGCCTTGCCGACAAGCTGACGGCGAACGCCAAGCAGCCGGAGCTGCCGAAGGATTCGGCCGACCGCGCGCTCGGCCGGCTCGATCACTTCCGCTACGCTTCCGGCGGCACGCCGACCGCGAAGCTGCGCGACAGCATGCAGCATGTGATGCAGAACAATTGCGCGGTGTTCCGCACCGGCGACGTGCTGCAGGAAGGCCAGAACCTGATCCACAAGGTCTACGGCGGCGTCGGCGACATCTCGGTGTCCGACCGCTCGCTGGTGTGGAATTCCGACCTGATCGAGACGCTGGAATTCGACAATCTGATCGTGCAGGCGGTCGTGACGATGGATTCGGCGGCGAACCGCACCGAAAGCCGCGGCGCGCATGCGCGCGAAGACTTCTCTGCGCGCGACGACAAGAACTGGATGAAGCACACGCTGACCTGGATTGATCCGGCCGGCAAGACCGCGATCGATTATCGTCCGGTCCACGACTACACGATGACCAATGATGTGCAGTACATCCCGCCGAAGGCGCGGGTCTACTGA
- the sdhD gene encoding succinate dehydrogenase, hydrophobic membrane anchor protein has translation MRTPLERVRGLGSAHTGTGDFWRQRLTAVAMTLLIVPVIVVVIMLIGRNHAGAAQILGSIPIAIILLLFIVASTWHMKIGMQVVIEDYIHNEKLKIASVMANNFFCVAVALASIYAILKLSSGV, from the coding sequence ATGCGCACGCCGCTGGAGCGCGTCCGCGGCCTCGGGTCTGCCCATACCGGCACAGGCGATTTCTGGCGCCAGCGCCTCACCGCGGTCGCGATGACGCTCCTGATCGTTCCCGTGATCGTCGTGGTGATCATGCTGATCGGCCGCAATCATGCCGGCGCGGCGCAGATCCTCGGCTCGATCCCGATCGCCATCATCCTGCTGCTCTTCATCGTCGCCAGCACCTGGCACATGAAGATCGGCATGCAGGTCGTGATCGAGGACTACATCCATAACGAGAAGCTGAAGATCGCCAGCGTGATGGCGAACAACTTCTTCTGCGTCGCGGTCGCATTGGCCTCGATCTACGCAATCCTCAAATTGTCGTCGGGAGTATAA
- a CDS encoding LysR family transcriptional regulator, with amino-acid sequence MDQLAAMAAFVRAVETGSLSAAARSLPSSLTSVSRQISALEEHFGTRLLLRTTRQLALTDDGRILYERAKSVLGEVREIEAALARDPHQPSGRIRLSSPSLIGRLVIAPLLVEFLRRYPALAVDLLLIDRAVDMVEEDIHLAVRIGRLRDSQLVTRKLTDLQMIVCASPDYLARRGEPRTPDELSSHDCLVFSDSPGSAEWRFADGSKTGRKFRISGRLWMNSLEALVSAAREGAGIVRVPSWQVQSDLASGRLQRLLIDHEPAPTPLHLMLQPSRLASPKIRAFVDYLVEQWGKIDAFRTPSVRS; translated from the coding sequence TTGGACCAGCTTGCGGCGATGGCGGCCTTTGTCCGCGCGGTCGAGACCGGTAGCCTGTCGGCGGCGGCGCGGTCGCTGCCGAGCTCGCTGACCTCGGTCAGCCGCCAGATCAGCGCGCTCGAGGAGCATTTCGGCACCCGCCTGCTGCTGCGCACCACGCGCCAGCTCGCGCTGACCGATGACGGGCGCATTCTCTATGAGCGCGCGAAATCGGTTCTCGGCGAAGTCAGGGAGATCGAGGCGGCGTTGGCGCGCGACCCGCATCAGCCGTCGGGCCGTATTCGGTTGAGTTCGCCGAGCCTGATCGGGCGGCTCGTGATCGCGCCGTTGCTGGTCGAGTTTCTGCGCCGCTATCCGGCACTCGCCGTCGACCTGCTGTTGATCGATCGCGCGGTCGATATGGTCGAGGAGGATATCCACCTCGCTGTCCGCATCGGCCGCCTGCGCGATTCGCAGCTCGTCACGCGCAAGCTCACCGATCTGCAGATGATCGTGTGCGCATCACCGGACTATCTCGCGCGGCGCGGCGAGCCGCGGACGCCGGACGAGCTTTCGTCGCACGACTGCCTGGTGTTTTCCGATTCGCCAGGGAGCGCCGAGTGGCGCTTTGCCGACGGCTCGAAGACGGGTCGCAAATTCCGCATATCCGGTCGGCTCTGGATGAATAGCCTCGAGGCACTGGTCAGTGCAGCGCGGGAGGGCGCGGGCATCGTTCGCGTGCCGTCGTGGCAGGTGCAGTCCGATCTCGCGAGCGGCCGTCTGCAACGCCTGCTGATCGATCATGAGCCGGCCCCGACGCCGCTGCATCTGATGCTTCAGCCGTCACGCCTCGCATCGCCTAAGATCAGGGCATTCGTCGATTATCTGGTGGAACAATGGGGCAAAATCGATGCCTTCCGGACTCCGTCCGTGCGCAGCTAA
- a CDS encoding fasciclin domain-containing protein — MSKRIAYLAAAAFSALAITATVVAPVRAEEKTVMVGGAAMFPSKNIVQNAVNSKDHTTLVAAVKAAGLVDTLEGKGPFTVFAPTNAAFGKLPAGTVDNLVKPENKATLTKILTYHVVPGKLEASDLTDGKKLKTAEGEELTVKKQDGKVWIVDAKGGTSMVTISNVNQSNGVIHVVDTVLMPAT, encoded by the coding sequence ATGTCGAAGCGTATTGCCTATCTCGCTGCCGCCGCCTTCAGCGCGCTCGCGATCACTGCCACTGTCGTGGCGCCGGTCCGTGCCGAGGAAAAGACCGTGATGGTCGGCGGCGCCGCGATGTTCCCGTCCAAGAACATCGTCCAGAACGCCGTCAATTCGAAGGACCACACCACCCTCGTCGCCGCGGTGAAGGCCGCCGGCCTGGTCGACACGCTGGAAGGCAAGGGCCCGTTCACGGTGTTCGCGCCGACCAACGCCGCGTTCGGCAAGCTGCCGGCCGGAACCGTCGACAATCTGGTGAAGCCCGAGAACAAGGCGACGCTGACCAAGATCCTCACCTATCATGTGGTGCCCGGCAAGCTCGAGGCCTCCGACCTCACCGACGGCAAGAAGCTGAAGACCGCCGAGGGCGAGGAACTGACCGTCAAGAAGCAGGACGGCAAGGTCTGGATCGTCGATGCCAAGGGCGGCACCTCGATGGTGACGATCTCCAACGTCAACCAGTCGAACGGCGTCATCCATGTGGTCGACACCGTGCTGATGCCGGCGACCTAA
- a CDS encoding MFS transporter encodes MSSITADGHATPAVNDAGSDVGPLEQKHLQYANYRAVAGSTELTKTHWHIATANALGWGFDGMDGVIFALISPMVIKEFQLSLPEYRSGMQIALFVGIAGLYFWPWLADRYGRRTLLAVNIALFSLLMPVAALSPTFTVFVIARSLLFFALNGEWSLGSMLVAETWPARLRGRVISITRSAWCLGATLAGAITGLVAANYGWRIAVMVPGVIALLAIYIRSTCPESPYWVRAQDRKRRISETLARGGTVNNEDSAWFGKAKSVGIRQVFMPDVLPSTLVALFVACASTCIYGTVGAWMPLYLSTEKHWSTAEYSLFYVFYGLCGFLGLCLVGWLIDKIGRRRTFIVTLIEGAIFMTLWVYSEDRVLLWAFGLAWCLGFLGFWGPSTTLTAEIFPTRIRGAANGVVWAIAYFVGFVLFPFVSIALQQHTGSFALSFLCIPVLMIAMAIGVYLFVPEHTGKELNEISE; translated from the coding sequence ATGAGCAGCATCACGGCTGATGGCCACGCCACGCCTGCGGTGAACGATGCTGGCAGCGACGTCGGCCCGCTCGAGCAAAAGCACCTGCAATACGCCAACTATCGCGCCGTCGCCGGCAGCACTGAGCTGACGAAAACCCATTGGCATATCGCCACCGCCAATGCGCTCGGCTGGGGCTTTGACGGCATGGACGGCGTCATCTTCGCGCTCATCTCGCCGATGGTGATCAAGGAATTCCAGCTGAGCCTGCCGGAATATCGCTCCGGCATGCAGATCGCGCTGTTCGTCGGAATCGCCGGGCTCTACTTCTGGCCGTGGCTCGCCGACCGCTACGGCCGCCGCACGCTGCTCGCGGTCAACATCGCGCTGTTCTCACTCCTGATGCCGGTCGCGGCGCTGTCGCCGACCTTTACGGTCTTCGTGATCGCGCGCTCGCTGTTGTTCTTCGCGCTCAACGGCGAATGGTCGCTCGGCTCGATGCTGGTGGCGGAGACCTGGCCGGCCCGGCTGCGTGGCCGCGTCATCAGCATCACGCGCTCGGCCTGGTGTCTCGGCGCCACGCTCGCGGGCGCGATCACCGGGCTGGTTGCCGCCAATTACGGCTGGCGCATCGCCGTGATGGTGCCCGGTGTGATCGCGCTGCTCGCGATCTATATCCGCTCCACCTGCCCGGAATCGCCCTATTGGGTGCGCGCGCAGGATCGCAAGCGGCGCATCTCGGAGACGCTGGCGCGCGGCGGCACGGTCAACAACGAGGACAGCGCCTGGTTCGGCAAGGCCAAATCGGTCGGCATCCGCCAGGTGTTCATGCCCGACGTGCTGCCGTCGACATTGGTCGCGCTGTTCGTGGCCTGCGCCAGCACCTGCATCTACGGCACGGTCGGCGCCTGGATGCCGCTTTACCTCTCGACCGAGAAACATTGGTCGACCGCGGAATACAGCCTGTTCTACGTGTTCTACGGCCTGTGCGGCTTCCTTGGCCTGTGCCTGGTCGGCTGGTTGATCGACAAGATCGGTCGCCGCCGCACCTTCATCGTGACCCTGATCGAGGGCGCGATCTTCATGACGCTCTGGGTCTATTCCGAGGACCGCGTCCTGCTGTGGGCATTCGGGCTCGCCTGGTGTCTCGGTTTCCTCGGCTTCTGGGGCCCGAGCACGACGCTGACGGCGGAGATCTTCCCGACCCGCATCCGCGGCGCCGCCAACGGCGTGGTCTGGGCGATCGCCTATTTCGTCGGCTTCGTGCTGTTTCCCTTCGTCTCGATCGCGCTCCAGCAGCACACCGGCTCGTTCGCGCTATCGTTCCTCTGCATCCCCGTGCTGATGATCGCGATGGCGATCGGCGTGTACCTGTTCGTGCCCGAGCATACCGGCAAGGAGCTGAACGAGATCAGCGAGTGA
- the sdhC gene encoding succinate dehydrogenase, cytochrome b556 subunit, with amino-acid sequence MTARIERPLSPHIQTYRWTLTMALSIVHRATGVALYFGTLLLAWWLIAAASGPTAYANVQAFTGSAIGKLIVFGYTWALMHHLCSGIRHFVWDLGYGFKANEREALTWGAVVAGIALTVLVWIIAYAVGGGR; translated from the coding sequence ATGACCGCCAGGATCGAACGACCGCTTTCACCCCATATTCAGACCTACCGGTGGACGCTGACGATGGCGCTGTCCATCGTCCACCGCGCCACAGGTGTGGCACTCTATTTCGGCACCCTGCTGCTCGCCTGGTGGCTGATCGCGGCCGCCTCCGGCCCGACCGCCTACGCCAACGTGCAGGCCTTCACCGGCAGCGCGATCGGCAAGCTGATCGTGTTCGGCTACACATGGGCGCTGATGCACCATCTGTGCAGCGGCATCCGGCATTTCGTCTGGGATCTCGGCTACGGCTTCAAGGCCAATGAGCGCGAAGCGCTGACCTGGGGCGCCGTGGTCGCCGGCATCGCGCTGACCGTGCTGGTCTGGATCATTGCCTATGCGGTTGGAGGTGGACGATGA